In Eulemur rufifrons isolate Redbay chromosome 2, OSU_ERuf_1, whole genome shotgun sequence, the sequence CGCGCtgtgtggccttccaacatggaCAGCTTCTTCCCCGCGGCGGCGTCCCAGATCTGCACAAAGCCCTTGTGTGTGCCCACCGCCACCAGGTTCCCCTGGGATGGAAGCAAGGCGCAGCAGAGAGTGGGCATGAGGCCCCAGCGTGGGGACCCTGCAGCCAGCCAGGCCTTGGTGGCCCTGGGATCTGCCCTCGCCAGGGCCTTGGGGCGGTTTCCCTAAACAATCTTGAACACACGTCCTTGTGGGTGAAGCTTAAAACCCTCCTCGGAGTTTTCCGGGGTGACAGGCACCCGGGGCACACGGTGTGTGGGTTTGCCCGAGTCCGGCCAACACACTCAGGACTTGCGCACTTGGACGTGTGCACGTCTCACACAGAAAGGAGAGAACTGCGAACGGGCACTGAGGTCCCCTGTGACGCAGGTGCTGAGGGGCAGAGTGCGAACGGCTGCAACCGACTTTGAAGGTGTCAGAAAATAAGACGGACGGATGGCGAGGAGGGGACAGAGCCAGCGTTAAGCGCCAAGGGCAGCTCTGGGCGGGGCACACGGACCTGCACTGTAACATTCTCTCTGCTGCTTGGACGTTCTCACAGTATCAAATGACCCAGACCCAAGCGTCCCCGCTGAAAGTGGAGTTCCAGGGGAGCTGAATCGCGGCTGGACAAGGAAATCTCCAGCAATCGGGCTTTGCTTCCCCGCTGGCCCTTCCCCAGCGGTTACTGTAACCCTCGCTACCAGCAGCGAGCCCAGGCAGGGACAGGTGGGGACATGTGCGTGCGCCTGTGCCTGGACCCTGGAGGTCTCGGGCTACGCTCTGGCTCCTCTGGGTGTCCCAGCACTGCCCGGCGGGGGCCAAGCCCTCTGGACTCACCCGCTCAGACCAGCCCACGGAGGTCACTGAGTCCCCTTCCACAGAAAGGTCGCAGAGCCGGGTCACCTGGGGGCAGAGGTCAGTGTCGGCTTATGTGCTGCCTGCTGGTCCTTCAAGGCCCCGGACTGTCCAACCACCCACTGTCATCCGTCTGTTCCCTCAGTCACTGCGCCAGGCCAAGGGGTGCCCAGGCTGGCCAGCACAGGGCTGAGCCTGGGGACTCCTGCACGGCCTGAGCGTGCCGAGAGCGGTGGCAGATGCAGGCCATGGGCTGCTGAGGCGCAGGCGGACGCGGCCCTCCCTCTGCAAGGCCTCCGCGTGCCTTCTCGTGAGACCCCTTGTGTGGTTTGAGCCTGAGAACACCCACCCCAGGGACCAGCAGGCCCCTGTGCCCGGTGACCACTCCAGGAGAGCAGCCACTCAGCCATCACGGGCTCGGCAGGCCAGGACGCCCACCTCCCACTTCTTACTGATCGGGGCAGAGGCCGCGGCTCCGGTGGGGACTCCCTGCCACCACAGACGTCGGCCCCAGAAGAGAGGGACGTGGAGACGCCCTGCCCGCACCTGCCACCCGCCCTGGAGCCTCCGGGGGCAGAGTGGCAGGAAAGGCTAACCAGGCGCTGCCCCGATTCCAGAGCCCCACAGCGACACGGGCACCTGCCACGCAGGCCCCCAGAGCACAGGCACACGCACACCCCGCGCTCAAGGTGCCCACCTGGCTGGTGCACGCGCTCCACAGGTACACACAGGTCCCCAGCCCCACGCTGAGCACGTTGAGGGACGACCAGTCGACCAGGTTCAGGTAAAAGTCGTCCTGCAGCTCGGGCGCGTCCAGGACCTTGAAGGGGATCTTGGAGATCTTGCGGGTGGGTTTCCGTGGAGACCGGAGCAGCTTCTGACTGCAGACACAGCGGCATGGCAGCGTCAGCCAACGCGTTAGTGTCGCTTTTTGGCAAATGCACAGAAAACATgtcctccctgctgcccccacccgTCTTTGAGACCAGTGCTGCCGGGCCACAGCGTGTCCTCAGTGACGGGGTCCTCTGGGCCCCCTCTGGGCCTGGCACACCTGTGCCACTAACCATggctccctgggcctgggccccTCTGCTACGAGGGGACCCACTCCTGGGAGGCTCCACTGCAGCCCCACCCTGCCTGTCCCAGGACCTGCAGGGACCTGCTGCCGAGGTGCCTGGACTCACCTCTTGTTGCTGACGGGGGACAGGGAGTACGGCGACACGTCGTTGCCGTCGTCAGGGCTCGAGCGCTTGGTGCTGAGGGAGTACTGGGGCGGGACGTGTTGGCTGAGTCGGTGCCGCAGCCCCGGCCCCCGAGCCCCCCGTGCCCTGGGACAGGCGAGTGAGGAGGGGGCGCTCGCCAGCCACCCTGTAGCCCACGTGCCCAGCCAGGCGCCAAAGCCGCGCAGGGCGGCGCTCCAAGCAGGAAGGAGCAGACCGGGCCTTGCTCTGAGGCGTCCACCCTGCAGTGACCACGAACACCAGCGCCTTCTGCTCGAGTGGCCCagccccgccgcccgccctcGAGGGCCCATGCTGGGCGTATGACCCTGCCTCGGGCCCCCGACCACCTCGGGGGCAGGCGGGAGGTGCTCTGTGAGGACTTCCTGCTCCTGCAGAGAGGACCCCGGCGCCCCCTGGGCTGTGTGTCCAGACACCTGGCCTCCCCCAGGCAGGGCCCTGTCCCTGGTACTCGGGCCCCCACACAGCACTGCTGCCGGGGGAAGAAACGTGAAACGCTGGGCCTGGATTCTTCCTGCGCCCCCACCTCCTGGCTCACTTGCTGGGTACCCCAGCTTGGCAAGGGAGGGGAGATCCCTGCCCCGGCCAGCTAGGGAGGGGGTGgcttggctggggctgggctgcggCCAGGAACAGTGCTCCTGAcgggtccccagggcctgggcccaggctggggaggcagagctgggaggctGCTGCCCGAGGCCGCGGGCTCACCGTGAAGAGGCCCTTCTTCTCGGGCGTGGACGGCTGCAGCCGGCGGTCCTCGGTCTGCGGGTCCTGCACCTTCTCGATGCCAGCTCCCAGCAGCTCGTTCTTGAGCAGGGCGGAGTAGGCCAGGCCATCTGCGGGCACCGGGCACAGTGAGGCGGGGCGGGCGGGCcaggctgcaggggctgggcGGGCTCAGGTCCTCACCTTTGCCGTTGTCCGAGGTGGCGTCCTTGGCCTTCCGGTTTTGGCTGGGTGACTTCTCATTCTCctgtgggaggaagggaaaaggcgGGAAGGGATGCTgtgcccactgtccccagccctggggtgTCCCCACACCCTGCCCGCGGCGCCCTCACATTGATCCTGTGGAAGTTCACGCTCCAGTTGGCGCCGGCTCGCGAGGGGATGAAGCGGTCTCCGTGCTTGCTGGGTGATGACACTGGGGAGTTGGCGGGTGTCAGGGTTCTCCGCATCTCTGTGACCTGAGACGAAGGTGGGAGGGGCTCGTTCTCTGTCCTTGGAGCCCCCAGAGCGGACCCCAAGGCGAGCCTCTCTTCTTGGCCACTGAACAAAGTGAAAACCCAATGGGTGAAGGCCGAGCATTCTGGTCAGTGACTTGGGTGCTGGAGGTCCCCAGAGGTGCCAGGCCTGTGGCAGGCACACTGTCCCCACTCCAGGGCCCGGAGGGTGGACAGGGCAGGGGCGCGGGATGGTGGGGGACAGAGCCCAAGAGCAGGGCTGGTGAGGCCCCGACTGCTCTCCCAGGGGGATGCCACGCGGCTTTGCGATTTCCGAAGCATTGCAGACAGAAGTGCCAACGGTGTGGGACACAGAACGTTTCTTCCCGGAACCCCTGGGCGTCTGCCGCCCCTCACCCCTGCGCGTCTGCCGCCCCTCACCCCTGCTTCCCCAACACCAGTACGTTCTCGCCCACCACCCTCCCGCCTGAACCAGGCCCGGGGCCCCCGCCGAGCCTCCCACCCCACTTGTCCCAGGTGTCCTTTCTCTCCAGGAGGGGTCTGCTGTGTGCTGTGTCCCCTAAGGACACACTGGAGGGCTGAGGCCCACGCCCTGGGAATGGAACCTCATCTGGGCACGGGTTCCCTGCACGTGTAATCACAACCATGGTCACCAATGTGAGAGGGAAATACAGACAGAGACGGGGGAGGGTGTCatgggacagaggcagagactgtgACCTTGTGGCCATGGCCAGTGGACGCCTGGCACCCCGAGAAGCTGTGGAGGGACCAAGGCCGtgcacatctttaaaaaaaattttttttaactttttttaaagatagtcaAATttagcggggggggggggggggcagcatgTGTTGTATACCAGGTTTAGTGACACTAATACTAGTAACTTTTGATAACCCAGTACCATCAGACCAGCCCTAATCTTTTCTTAAAGAGACAGGTGTTGCTCTGGCCCCCAGGCTGCAGTGGCTCGATCCCACGTCACGGCAGCCTCCGCCTCGGCCCCCACGCACACCCTGATCCTGGACGTCTGCCCGCGGGGGCCGCAGCGGATGGACACACGGCTGCTATTCAAGCCGCCGTCCTCAGGCCTCTGTGGGGAGCCCCAGGAATGAACACAGACTCCATGCTGGGGTCACTGTCACATCCGCCGTCACATCTCTGTGGCCCTCCAGTCTGGGAGGCTCCTCCGCCTCTCCTGTCACGACCTAACACACGCGCGGTTTCGGCCAGTTCCCCAACGCTGAGCTGTCACCTACTGGTCCCTCCAGCGCGGGTTCAACCCTGACCACGGCCTTGGGGGTGGACTGGCGCCCCTCACAGCCCTGCGGTGACGAAGGCGGGTGGGCACCCGATGGGCTGCGGGACTCCCGCAGCAGGGGGAGGGGTGCACAGGGCCTAGGTGCCACCGGCGCTCGGGGCAGGTACTCACACAGGGCATCGTGTTCTCGTTCTGAATGACGATCTGGCGGAGCAGGCGCCGCTCATAGTCCTGGTCCATGGCGAGGCAGGGCCCGGCCGCGGTCAGCCTGCGGGGCGGTGGGAGGGGTCAGCAGGCAGGGCCAGCTGCGGGACAGGCAGCAGCACCCCCCGGAAGCCAGTGCGGCTCACGCAGGCACCAGCTGGGCTCTCCAGGCCCCTCTGGGGGActcccacagcccctccctcatGCTGGGCCAGTCTTCCACTcgccctgccccggcccctccTCGCTGCCCGCAGAACCTTCCAGCCCACACAGCCCCCGCCTCGTCCTCCTCCTGCAAAGGGGAAGCGGCTTTCTGCCCTGGGGTCCGGGGAGGgaaatggggggagggggcgggaaaGAGTCAAGGTGGTCCCAGCCAGGATCCCCCTCCCCAGCATGGCAGCCCTGATGTCTTGACGTGCCAGCCACAACCCACGAGGCACGCGTGCAAGTACGTGAGTGGGGGAGCCCCCATGTGGGGCCGGGGGACAGGCTAGACCAGGCCACCGCCCAGGCACGTCGGCCTCCAGTGGACAATCCACGCTCACACCGGTTACAGTGGAGGAAACGTCCCGGGCCCTCGGGCTCTGCCCAAGCCAGGAAGGCCTGAGGCGGCATGTATGTCTAGGCCTCAAGACAGTGCTGGAAAGGAGACCCGCAAAGAACATTCTAGAGAGGAAAGAGCAGGTCCGCATGGCTTGGGGTAGGAAGGGCTTGGCCGGTTCCAGGACAGAGCCCCCCAACGCAGGTAGAAGGCGGCCGCGACACGGTGCTCTTGACATCAGGGGTCTGCAGGCCCCCGCCGACAGCCAAACGCACACCGCCTGCCTCCCCAGTAGCAGAGGGTCTCgcctgtcgcccaggctggagtgcagtggcgtcatcacagctcactgcagcctccaactcctggctgatcctcccaccttggcctcccaaggagctgggactacaggtgccaccaccacacttAGCCTGTAAGTAAAGTCTGATTGACGCACGGTGGGCTCCGAGGACAGAGCTGCCACAGAGATTGCCTGGCCCTCACAGAAAGGCCCGAGAGCCCTGTGTGACCTGGGGGGCCGCCTCAGAGCCGGGGGAGCTCGGATGAAGTGGGAGTTTTCAGCACAGCCTGGCACAGAGGGGCCTGGAGGACTCCAGCGCCTTTGTCCTGCTGCCCTGGGTGGCTCCTGTGGCCTGTCATCTGCCACCAACACCTAGGCTCCTCTAGCGGGAGCCCAATGGCACCCAGGGCCTTTGGCACCCCAGTTCCAGGCCCTGAGCCTCCACGTGGGCACCCAGGTTGGCAACGGATCAAAAAAAGTTTACAATTCCCACGTGTAGCACCATGGTAAAGTCAGCACGTGCCCTTCTAAGAAAAAGTGGTAAAATACGTACCACCaagtttatcattttaaccattctcCAGTGCAAAGCTCAGCGGCGTTGAGCACACTCCTGCTGCTGTGCAATGTCACCACCCTCCACCCGCacaactttctcatcttcccaaactgaagctctgtccccatgaaacacccactccccgtcccctccctgtcccctccccagcccctggtaacacCCTCTGGCATTAGTTCCTCAACCGACCCAACAATTCCACCCGTTAGTAGACACACACCCAAGAAAGTACACGCCCACACAGAAACTTGTCCCTGAACGGTCACAGCAGCTCGATTCGCaacagccaagaggtggaaacagCTCAGGTGTCCATCGACAGGTGAGTGGACAAACACACGTGGTCCACCCACACATGGAACATCACTAGGCCATGAAAAGGGACGAGGCTCCGACACAGGCCACGgtgtggatggaccttgaggacaccgtgctcagtgagagacgccagacacagaaggactcACAGTGTGTGACTCCGTCcgtgtgaaatgtccagaacaggcaggtCCACAGAGACGGGAGCAGAGGCCACACTTGCTTTGTACAATCCAGACACCCAGGAAGGCACTACTTGGCACCACCAGGTGGGGAACAAACCCAGGTTCCCTGCTGTCCTGTCATCTCGGGAACTACATCCTGATACCAAGGAGACTGGCCAATTCCTTTTTTCACATCCCCAAGTGGCCTCTCTGACGAGCTCCTGGTCCTACAGCAGCAGGGCTGTGGACCGTGTGGCTGTATCGTCCCATTAGCCTGCTGGGTCCCCCTGGGGCGGCGCTGCCCCGCTCTGCACACAGGGCTCCCGGTACACCAGCAGGCCCTAAAGGTGGATGCTCAGCCTCGGCCACAGCAGGGCCAATCAGACTCCGAGGGACAGCAGTGTGCAGCCAGCAGTCCCGTGTTACTGCGTTTTTGTGTATCTCGTGCCCCTAGGCACGGCCTCATGACCCTGACACCAGCACAACCCCTCGGGCAGATGACACTAAGCCCCAGGGTGGGGCAGCGACGGCCCAGGATCGGGTGGACATGGAAAGGGGCCCCTGCCCTGTGGCTCCTCCACCCGGGCCTCACAGACACCAGGCCGCCTGCTCTGCTGGGAATTGAGCTGCAGCACCCCCTCCCCGGCTGGAGCCCCCAGAGACCCCCATGTGGCTCAATCCAAGGCCCAGGTCCTGGTCCCAGGATGTGGATGGAGGCTGCCTCCCACCTCCCGAGCCCCCAGCCCACACACACTGCCCACGCCCCGCCCCACCCAAAGGCCCAGCCGCGCCCAGGGGTCCACCATGGGCCCCCACCACCCGTGACCACTCCTGGGGCCACACTGGCCATACCTGGGCTGAGAAGAGACCTGTGGGTCTGTCCCCAGTGGACATACCCATTTGAGGGATGGTTTCCCCAGGCCAAAGCCAGGCCACCTCACAGCCACAGCGCCAGGCCAAGCGTTAAACACAACTGAGCCCCAGGAGGGGGCTGGACAGAGAAGCTCTAGAAATTTCAGCCTGCCAGTGGTACATTTTCCCAGGGTCCTTCCAGTCAACTATGCTGTGCCCCAAGAGGCCGGGGGTGCCCCCCACTGTGTCCCACAGGCTGTGGGACCGATGCTGAGAGGAGCTGGGGTCTACGTGCGTCCACACGCACCCACGGAACGGAGAGAAAACCATGGGGCAGACGTCACCTTCGAAAGCAGAATCGCTTTACGGAAAACCCACCCTGGGGGGCTACTGGGTGGTCCGCACTGGTCAGCACTGCTAGGTCGAGGCTGCACGCGAGTGGACATCAGCCGTGgtcacaggtggggaaacagcTGGAAACATGCTTCACCGATGGCAGGGCCCAGACTGCAGCCTTCCACCTTGCGCACCAGAAACCAAGCAGAGCCCCAAACACCGCGGTGGCTCCGCAGCAGGGGACGGAGGCCAGTGCACCCAGTGGGAGCTCCGGAGCTGCCGCCACGACTCCAAGAGTCCCAGGGCCGAGCGCTGAATTCGCTGAGCCCAGCAAACATGCAGCGGCAGGGAGGTGGCCCTCCGCCCGCTGCCCAGCAGGTCCTCGCCGCCGTCAGCCCACCCAGGCCTGGCCGCTGCAGGCAGCTCATGAGCCCCGCGCAGCCGCGGGCAACCCGCCATTCACAGACATGGCTGCTGAGAGTCAGGGACGATCCAGATGTCCCAAGTGTGGGGGTCTCACCCCAGACCCTGTGCACACGTCACCTCACGCAGACACAGGGATTCTGCAGGGGGTATGGAGTTAAGAACCTCGAGATGGGAGGTCACCCTGGATGACCCGGGGGCCCAGTGACGGCACAGGGTCCTCCCACGAGGGGGCAGAGGGTCGGAGGCAGAGAGACTGGGAGACGCTGCGCTGCTGGCtctggagggggaggaagggcccCGAGCTAAGGAACATAGGCGGCCACTAGACGCTGGGAAAGGCGGGAGACGGGttctcccctggagcccccaggagggaCGGGCCCTGCTACACCTTGATGTCAGTCCATGAGGCCTGTGATGGCCTCTGGCCTGCAGGGCTGGAGAGGATGCATCTCTGTTGATGTGTGTGCTCACCATGGCCAGAGGCCTTCCCTGCACGACCCCGTCCCCGTGCGGCTCC encodes:
- the FZR1 gene encoding fizzy-related protein homolog isoform X2; translated protein: MDQDYERRLLRQIVIQNENTMPCVTEMRRTLTPANSPVSSPSKHGDRFIPSRAGANWSVNFHRINENEKSPSQNRKAKDATSDNGKDGLAYSALLKNELLGAGIEKVQDPQTEDRRLQPSTPEKKGLFTYSLSTKRSSPDDGNDVSPYSLSPVSNKSQKLLRSPRKPTRKISKIPFKVLDAPELQDDFYLNLVDWSSLNVLSVGLGTCVYLWSACTSQVTRLCDLSVEGDSVTSVGWSERGNLVAVGTHKGFVQIWDAAAGKKLSMLEGHTARVGALAWNADQLSSGSRDRMILQRDIRTPPLQSERRLQGHRQEVCGLKWSTDHQLLASGGNDNKLLVWNHSSLSPVQQYTEHLAAVKAIAWSPHQHGLLASGGGTADRCIRFWNTLTGQPLQCIDTGSQVCNLAWSKHANELVSTHGYSQNQILVWKYPSLTQVAKLTGHSYRVLYLAMSPDGEAIVTGAGDETLRFWNVFSKTRSTKESVSVLNLFTRIR
- the FZR1 gene encoding fizzy-related protein homolog isoform X1; amino-acid sequence: MDQDYERRLLRQIVIQNENTMPCVTEMRRTLTPANSPVSSPSKHGDRFIPSRAGANWSVNFHRINENEKSPSQNRKAKDATSDNGKDGLAYSALLKNELLGAGIEKVQDPQTEDRRLQPSTPEKKGLFTYSLSTKRSSPDDGNDVSPYSLSPVSNKSQKLLRSPRKPTRKISKIPFKVLDAPELQDDFYLNLVDWSSLNVLSVGLGTCVYLWSACTSQVTRLCDLSVEGDSVTSVGWSERGNLVAVGTHKGFVQIWDAAAGKKLSMLEGHTARVGALAWNADQLSSGSRDRMILQRDIRTPPLQSERRLQGHRQEVCGLKWSTDHQLLASGGNDNKLLVWNHSSLSPVQQYTEHLAAVKAIAWSPHQHGLLASGGGTADRCIRFWNTLTGQPLQCIDTGSQVCNLAWSKHANELVSTHGYSQNQILVWKYPSLTQVAKLTGHSYRVLYLAMSPDGEAIVTGAGDETLRFWNVFSKTRSTKVKSESVSVLNLFTRIR